Within Desulfurobacterium thermolithotrophum DSM 11699, the genomic segment GAGAATGCAACTTACTTTGATAAAGAAATTGATAGAGCTCCAACAGAAGCTTCTTACGCAGAACATATCAAAGTAGAACTTACTGCAGCAGGATATGGAACTACTGATAATGGAACAGCTACTACAACTGCTAACGCAACAACTACTACTAATTCTACATCTACAAGTAGTGGAGGTGGATGTTCCATAGCTCCATCAGCAGGACTGGGCGGAGCAATTTCAGGTCTTCTTGGACTTTTACCACTTGCATTCTTTAGAAGAAAGAAAAAATAAACAGGAAGATAGCAAGTAGTATTTAAGAGGAGGGGGCAAGAGCCCCCTTTTTTTTATTTGGTAGAATTCAGCCAAATCTTCAGGAGGATTTCAAATGCCACTTCTTGCTCCTTCTATTCTTTCAGCAAACTTTGCAAATCTTGAGAGAGATATAAAAGAAGTTGAGCTTGGGGGAGCAGATCTTCTTCATATTGATGTTATGGATGGCAGATTTGTGCCAAATATAACTATTGGTATTCCGGTGGTTGAATCTATCAAAGATGTAACAAAACTTCCCTTAGATGTTCATCTTATGATAGTTGAACCAGAAAAATATATTTTAGATTTTGCAAAAGCTGGTGCAGACTGGATATCTTTCCACTTTGAGGCAGCGGTTCATCACCACAGGATAGTTTCAATGATTAAAGAGCTTGATAAAAAGGCGGGGATAGTCATAAATCCTTCTACTCCTGTTTTTCTTCTTGAGGAAATTCTTCCATTTGTAGATTTTGTTTTGGTTATGTCTGTTAACCCTGGTTTTGGAGGACAAAAGTTTATAGAAACTTCTGTTGAAAAGATAAAGAAACTGAAAAGAATATGTGAAGAAAAAGGACTTGAAGTAAAAATAGAAGTTGATGGAGGAATTAAAATAGACAATGTTCAAAGAGTACTCCAAGCAGGAGCTAGTATAGTAGTTGCAGGTTCAGCAGTGTTTAACGGTAATATCAAGGAAAATGTAAAAAAATTTAAAGAAAAATTTAAAAATTTCTCGGAGGTAAAATGAAACAGGTCAAACTTATAACTGGAAGTTCAAATCCCCAGCTTGCAAGGGCTATTTCTGGTAATCTTGGAATACCTCTTGCAGACGTAACAGTTGGACGATTTAGTGATGGAGAAGTTCAGGTAGTAATAAATGAAAGTGTCAGAGATTGTGATGTTTATATCATTCAATCTCTTTGCTATCCTGCTAATGACAATATCATGGAACTTCTTTTAATAGCTGATGCTCTAAGAAGAGCTTCTGCTGGAAGAATTACAGCTGTTATACCTTACTATGCATACGGAAGACAGGATAGAAAGGTAAATCCTAGAGACCCAATTAGTGCTAAGCTTTTAGCAGATATACTCACTGTTTCTGGAATAAATCATGTCGTCGTTATAGATCTTCACGCTAGGCAAGTAGAAGGGTTTTTTGATATTCCAGTTGACCATCTTCAAGCAAGACCTGTTTTAAGTGAATACTTCCTTTCTGTAGGACTTGGAGGTGATGATACTGTTGTTGTATCTCCAGATATAGGTGGTGTAGCAAGAGCAAGAAATTTTGCAAAAGTATTGGGTTCTCCAATAGCAATAATTGACAAAAGAAGACCTAAACCAAATGTTGCTGAAGTTATGAACATCATAGGTGAAGTAGAAGGGAAAAGAGCAGTAATCATTGATGACATCATAGATACAGCCGGAACAATTGTTAACGCTGCAAGAGCTATTAAAGAAAGAGGTGCAAAAGAAGTCTATACAGCTTGTACTCATCCTGTATTTTCAGGTCCTGCAGTTGAAAGACTTTCAGAAGCAGTTAAAGAAGGAGTTATAAAAGAAGTCGTCGTAACAGATACAATTCCTTTAAGAGAAAAATTTGAAGGAGTAAAAGTTTTATCTGTTTCTGGAATGATTGCAGAAGCTATAAGAAGAATCCACTTTGGAAAATCTATAAGTAGAATGTTTGATTTCTAAGTTTAAGTATAAGAGGGAGCTCTCCTCCCTCTTTTTCAAATTTAAGAACAACTTTAACAAGAGAAGGTTTTCCTCCTTGAATTCCATCGTACCAGTTTCCAAACTTTGAAAAGAAAACACTAAATTCTTTAACTTTTGATGTTAATGGAACATCAACACCTGTTAAAGATGTAGAATTAAGCTTATACTCGCTTCTTATTAGATAATGTAGTTTTTTCTCCCTGTTTTCGTATATCCAATACTTTACCCTGCATATTCCTTTAAAGTAGTAGCAAGAATTTGTGTAAAATTCTAAAGTTTCATTTCCTTCAGCGTCTTTCTTAACAGAAAGTGTTCCATATCGCTGATCTGCAGATTCGATGTCTTTTAAAAAAACATAGAAAAGAGGAAAAATAGTTGATTGAAGTTTGCTGCTTTTAGCAGAAGATTTACCAGATTTTTCTATAAAATTGAAAAAGGAATAAGAAACAGTAATAATAAAAATTGTAAGAGATACTGCTATTAAAAGTTCAATTAAAGTAAAACCCTTAGCGGGCTTCATAGAGCTCTACCATCATTTCGTTATCTTCAGTTCCTGCTTGAACCTTCACAATTCTATATCCCATTAGTTCTTCAAAGTCTTGCTTAGCTTTAATCTTGTAGTTAAGAATATAAGTATCTCTATTACTTTTTCCCATATAAACTGTTTCATCAAGCAAATTGTGAGCAGCTATAGTAGAAAGAGTATTTTTCAAAGAAAGTACTGAAGTTTCTGCTATTCTTCCAGATAAAATAAGAAATACTGAAAAAGCCATCCCTGCGATTGCTACAGCAATAATAACCTCAAGAAGCGTAAAACCTTTTTTAAACATAAATACTCCTTTAAAGTTTATATTTATAATTATAATTCTTAACTTAAAGTCACTTGGAGGAAAGATGAGAAAAAGAATAAGACTTGGGGTTAACATAGACCATGTAGCTACAGTTAGAAACGCAAGAAGAACTTTTGAACCAGATCCCGTTCATGCAGCAGTCATTGCAGATCTTGCAGGAGCTGATCAAATAACACTTCATGTAAGAGAAGATAGAAGGCATGTAAACGAAAGAGATTTAAAGCTAATAAAAGAAGTAATTCACTCAAGAGTAAACCTTGAAATGGCAGCAACAGAAGAAATGGTAAGTCTTGCTATCCAAGTAAAACCTCACCAAGTAACTCTTGTTCCTGAAAAGAGAGAAGAAATAACAACCGAAGGTGGACTTGATGTTGCTGGCCAAAAAGAAAAAATAGAGGAAACTGTGAAAAGACTAAAAAGTGCTGGAATAGTAGTTAACCTTTTTATAGATCCTGATGAAGAGCAGATAAGGGCGGCCAAAGAAGTCAATGCAGATGCAGTTGAACTTCACACAGGTCGTTATGCAGAAGCTTTTAATGAGAAAAAGGAAAAGGAAATAAAGGAAGAAATTGAAAGATTAAAAAGAGCAGCAAAATTAGGGAAGGAATTAGGCTTAAAAGTCTACGCCGGTCACGGGCTTACTTACAAAAATGTTAAACCTATAGCTGATATTCCAGAAATTGAAGAATTAAACATAGGTCACTCAATAGTAGCTAATGCTGTCTTAAAAGGTTTAAAAGAAGCAGTTCAAGAAATGATAAGGATAATTAACTCTTAAAGCCATGCTTTTATCGTGTGGAGTGGATATTGTATCTATAAAAAGAGTGGAAAAACTTCTTGAAAGGTATGGAGACCGATTTATCAAAAAAGTCTTTCCGGAAGGAATAGAGTATTGCTATCAAAAAAGAAAAGGAGAATTAGCAGGTTGTATTGCTGCCCGCTTTGCTCTTAAGGAAGCTATTATTAAAGCACTGTCAGGAATTGAGAAAAAAGTAACTTTAAGTGAAATAGTCATTATTGGAGGGGGAAAGAATTTAGAAGTAAAGCTGAAAAATCACAAAGAAATTCAGCTAATCTATAGCATATCCCACGAAAAAGATTATGCCGTTGCAATGGTTAACGTTATCAAACTTAAATAAGTTTGAAAGTACAGAATAAGAAAGAGTAGTGTAGAATTCCCTCAACAGATTTTATAAGGAGGTCTCGATGATACCAAGATATACTCTTCCAGAAATGGGAGCTATTTGGGATGAACAAAATAAGCTAAGAAATTGGCTGAAGGTAGAAGTTGCAGCAGCTGAAAGCTGGGCTGAACTTGGGAAACTGCCTAAAGATGCTATTGAGAAAATAAAAGAAAAAGTAAAACCTTTTCTTGAAGGTGAAAAAGATTTTGACATCAAGAGAATAAACGAAATAGAAGAGGTTACAAATCACGATGTTATTGCTTTTCTTACCTACATAAAAGAAGTTGTAGGAGACGAAGCAAAGTACCTTCATTTTGGTATGACTTCTTCTGATATGCTTGATACAGCTTTTGCTCTCCAAATAAAACAGGCAGGAGAGCTCCTTCTAAAAGATATAGAAAAGGTAATGGAAGCTATAAAGAAACGTGCTTTTGAACATAAAATGACAGTCATGATAGGTAGAACCCACGGAATTCACGCTGAACCAATTACTTTTGGTTTAAAACTTGCTATCTGGTACGATGAAATGAAGAGAAACTACGAAAGGCTCCAAGCTGCTGTTAAAAGAGCGGCAGTTGGAAAGATATCAGGAGCTGTTGGAACATTTGCAAACATTGACCCAAGAGTTGAAGAGATGACCTGTGAAAGGCTTGGAATTGGATACGCAAAGGCTTCAAACCAGGTAGTTCAAAGAGATAGACACGCTGAATTCTTAGCCGCAATGGCCTTAACAGCATCTTCCATTGAAAAGTTTGCAACAGAAATTAGACACCTTCAAAGAACAGAAGTCAGGGAAGTTGAAGAACCATTTAGGAAAGGACAAAAAGGTTCGTCTGCTATGCCTCACAAAAGAAATCCAATTCTATCTGAAAGACTCTGCGGACTTGCAAGAGTTGTAAGAAGTGCTTCAATCGTTGGAATGGAAAACATTCCACTCTGGCATGAAAGAGACATTTCTCACTCTTCAACAGAAAGAACGATCTTTCCAGATGCGTGTATAGCTCTTGACTACATGCTTCAAAAGTTTGCAAATCTAATGGAAAATCTTGTAGTTTACCCCGAAAACATGATGAAGAACTTAAATCTTTTAAGAGGACTTGTTTTCTCACAAAGAGTTCTTCTTACCCTTATTGAAAAAGGCGGACTTTCAAGAGAAGACTCTTATGCAATTGTTCAGGAAAACGCGATGAAGGTCTGGAATGAGGGAGCAGATTTTAAAGAACTTCTTAAAGCTGATGAAAGAGTTAGAAAGGTTTTAACTGAAGAAGAAATCGACGAGATATTTGATCTTTCCTACCATACAAAAAATGTTGATTACATTTTCAAAAGAGTTTTTGGAGAGTAATACAAATTGGTTACTCCTCCCTCCTCTTGAGGAGGGAGGAATTTTTTTCTGTTCTTTCCCTTCAGAAGCACTTAAATTAAGAAACAGAATGTAAATCTGGAGGGAGAGATGCCAACTGTTGAAGCCAAATACTGGGAGCCACTTAAATCCAACAAAGTAAGATGTATTCTATGTCCTCGGAGTTGCATTATTCCTGATGGAGGACAGGGATTTTGTCTTGTCAGAAAAAATAAAGGAGGAAAGCTCTACACGAGTATTTATGGAGAAATAACATCGGCAAACTATGATCCAATTGAAAAAAAGCCTCTTTATCACTTTTATCCAGGTTCTGTAATCTTCTCTATTGGAACAAACGGTTGCAACCTTGACTGCAAGTCCTGTCAAAACTGGGAAATATCAAGACAAGAAACTTCAAGACAATTATTTACTTCTGAAATGGCTGTTGAATATGCAAGACGTTATGGTTCCATAGGTATTGCTTATACCTATAACGACCCGATAATTTGGTTTGAATATGTAAAAGACACTGCTAAAAAAATAAAAGAGGCTGGACTTGTGAACGTAATGGTAACCAATGGAAACATAAGCATAGAGGCTCTCTTAGAGCTCTTACCTTTAATAGATGCTTTTAACGTTGACCTAAAGGGTATGGACGAAGAATACTATCTAAAGTTTTCTTCGTTTCCTAATCCAAATGTCTGGAAAGTTTGTGAAGAAATAAAGAAAGCAGGAAAGCATTTAGAATTAACAAAGTTAGTAGTTCCTGGTTTTGACAAGTTTACTCCTGAGTACTTTGAGAGATTTGGAAAGTGGATTGCTGAAAACCTTGGTAAAGAAACCCCAATTCACTATTCAAGATTCTTTCCTGCCTATAAACTGATGAATACTCCACCAACTCCCGTTAATGTCTTAGATATGGCATACGACGTTACAAAAGAATATCTCTACTATGTTTATGTTGGAAATGTTATTGAACCAGAAAGGGAATCTACCTACTGTCCACAGTGCGGAGCTCTTCTTGTTAGAAGAGTTAGTTACAATGTTGATGTTCTTTTTGATTCAAACGGTATATGTCCTAACTGTAGTAGACCAGTAGATTTTGTTTTCTAGATATAAGCTAAGGTGTCCACCATGTATTGAACTCGAACAAAAAGTTGACAACAAAGAATAAGAGTCTTATATTATGGGACGTCAAGGTAGCGCGGGAGTGGCGGAATCGGCAGACGCGCTGTCTTGAGGGGGCAGTGCCCTTACGGGCGTGCGGGTTCAAATCCCGCCTCCCGCACCATATTTAAAGTTCGTGCTTCCATTTAATCTTTCCTAAACCTTAAATCTTTTTCAGTTCCCCACCTTTACAAGTTTTTTCAAATTTTCAGCCTGTTCTCTTGTACCAATTATAATTAGGGAATCTCCTTCTAAAATCATCGTAGTGGAGGTAGGATTCAAAATAAATGAACCATCTCCTCTTTTTATGCTAATAACAATAACACCTG encodes:
- the acpS gene encoding holo-ACP synthase, with amino-acid sequence MLLSCGVDIVSIKRVEKLLERYGDRFIKKVFPEGIEYCYQKRKGELAGCIAARFALKEAIIKALSGIEKKVTLSEIVIIGGGKNLEVKLKNHKEIQLIYSISHEKDYAVAMVNVIKLK
- the rpe gene encoding ribulose-phosphate 3-epimerase, with translation MPLLAPSILSANFANLERDIKEVELGGADLLHIDVMDGRFVPNITIGIPVVESIKDVTKLPLDVHLMIVEPEKYILDFAKAGADWISFHFEAAVHHHRIVSMIKELDKKAGIVINPSTPVFLLEEILPFVDFVLVMSVNPGFGGQKFIETSVEKIKKLKRICEEKGLEVKIEVDGGIKIDNVQRVLQAGASIVVAGSAVFNGNIKENVKKFKEKFKNFSEVK
- a CDS encoding pyridoxine 5'-phosphate synthase; the encoded protein is MRKRIRLGVNIDHVATVRNARRTFEPDPVHAAVIADLAGADQITLHVREDRRHVNERDLKLIKEVIHSRVNLEMAATEEMVSLAIQVKPHQVTLVPEKREEITTEGGLDVAGQKEKIEETVKRLKSAGIVVNLFIDPDEEQIRAAKEVNADAVELHTGRYAEAFNEKKEKEIKEEIERLKRAAKLGKELGLKVYAGHGLTYKNVKPIADIPEIEELNIGHSIVANAVLKGLKEAVQEMIRIINS
- a CDS encoding ribose-phosphate diphosphokinase, translating into MKQVKLITGSSNPQLARAISGNLGIPLADVTVGRFSDGEVQVVINESVRDCDVYIIQSLCYPANDNIMELLLIADALRRASAGRITAVIPYYAYGRQDRKVNPRDPISAKLLADILTVSGINHVVVIDLHARQVEGFFDIPVDHLQARPVLSEYFLSVGLGGDDTVVVSPDIGGVARARNFAKVLGSPIAIIDKRRPKPNVAEVMNIIGEVEGKRAVIIDDIIDTAGTIVNAARAIKERGAKEVYTACTHPVFSGPAVERLSEAVKEGVIKEVVVTDTIPLREKFEGVKVLSVSGMIAEAIRRIHFGKSISRMFDF
- a CDS encoding PulJ/GspJ family protein, with protein sequence MKPAKGFTLIELLIAVSLTIFIITVSYSFFNFIEKSGKSSAKSSKLQSTIFPLFYVFLKDIESADQRYGTLSVKKDAEGNETLEFYTNSCYYFKGICRVKYWIYENREKKLHYLIRSEYKLNSTSLTGVDVPLTSKVKEFSVFFSKFGNWYDGIQGGKPSLVKVVLKFEKEGGELPLILKLRNQTFYL
- the amrS gene encoding AmmeMemoRadiSam system radical SAM enzyme — encoded protein: MPTVEAKYWEPLKSNKVRCILCPRSCIIPDGGQGFCLVRKNKGGKLYTSIYGEITSANYDPIEKKPLYHFYPGSVIFSIGTNGCNLDCKSCQNWEISRQETSRQLFTSEMAVEYARRYGSIGIAYTYNDPIIWFEYVKDTAKKIKEAGLVNVMVTNGNISIEALLELLPLIDAFNVDLKGMDEEYYLKFSSFPNPNVWKVCEEIKKAGKHLELTKLVVPGFDKFTPEYFERFGKWIAENLGKETPIHYSRFFPAYKLMNTPPTPVNVLDMAYDVTKEYLYYVYVGNVIEPERESTYCPQCGALLVRRVSYNVDVLFDSNGICPNCSRPVDFVF
- the purB gene encoding adenylosuccinate lyase — encoded protein: MIPRYTLPEMGAIWDEQNKLRNWLKVEVAAAESWAELGKLPKDAIEKIKEKVKPFLEGEKDFDIKRINEIEEVTNHDVIAFLTYIKEVVGDEAKYLHFGMTSSDMLDTAFALQIKQAGELLLKDIEKVMEAIKKRAFEHKMTVMIGRTHGIHAEPITFGLKLAIWYDEMKRNYERLQAAVKRAAVGKISGAVGTFANIDPRVEEMTCERLGIGYAKASNQVVQRDRHAEFLAAMALTASSIEKFATEIRHLQRTEVREVEEPFRKGQKGSSAMPHKRNPILSERLCGLARVVRSASIVGMENIPLWHERDISHSSTERTIFPDACIALDYMLQKFANLMENLVVYPENMMKNLNLLRGLVFSQRVLLTLIEKGGLSREDSYAIVQENAMKVWNEGADFKELLKADERVRKVLTEEEIDEIFDLSYHTKNVDYIFKRVFGE
- a CDS encoding type II secretion system protein, coding for MFKKGFTLLEVIIAVAIAGMAFSVFLILSGRIAETSVLSLKNTLSTIAAHNLLDETVYMGKSNRDTYILNYKIKAKQDFEELMGYRIVKVQAGTEDNEMMVELYEAR